A region of the Flavobacteriaceae bacterium MAR_2010_188 genome:
TCCTATAATTACCCCGATTAATGTAATGAGAGGATGCACATCATCTAATTTATTAAGGACAAACAACCTTATAACATTATCCGTCGTTCCAACAACGATAATCCCGTAAAGCAGAATTCCCCAAGCCTGTAATGGTGTGCCAGTAGAGAGAGCGATTATAAAAACTGGAATTGTTCCCAAAAAGTTACCTACAAAGGGAATCATAGACCCGATGGTGACAATTACTGCCCAAAAAAATGGACTTTCAATCCCAAAAATCAGAAACCCAATTAATGCTACAATCCCTTGTGCAATTGCTACCAGAGGAATACCTATGGCATTGGCCCTTACCATCTTTCTGGTTTCGATCCCAATAGCCTTTAAGTTTATTCGGCTAATCGGAATATAATCGGCCAATGATTCTCTTAATTCTTTTCTGTTGGTCAACATATAAAACAACAAGAAATACATAATCGCGACCGCAATCAGCGCATTAAAAGCACCTCCGGCAAAGGAGGTTAGATTGTCCGAAACCCAGGTAGAAATCTTTTCGGTATCAAACTGTGAAGAGATATCGTAGTTGAGTTTATCTTCCCATTTGTTAAGTTGCTGTTTCAAGGCGTTTACCACCTTTTCGGAATTCTTTGAGGCTTGATTGATCTTATTGGTCAGCATCATTATCGCTCCGGCCAATGGTATCAATATTGCAAAAAAGGAACCGATCATTAAGGTTACGGCAGCAACGCTAGGTTTCCATCCGCTGTTTACCATTTTCTCCGTAAATCGTCTCAACAAAACATAAAGAGTTATAGCACCCAAAATGCCCGAAAGAAATGGTAATAATTCCTTCAAAATGATCCATCCAAAAATTATGATCAAGAACAGAACAAATAATTGTCGAATGATTTTATGGTTGATTGTTTTCATTGTTTTCCAAATATATCGTGATAAAGATATCCCGCATTTACTAGTGAATCTAAGGTTTTTATCACAATTTTTTAACATTTCACTTTTCAGGTCAACATTAAAAGTCTTTGAGCAAACAGACCCTGATGGCGCGGTGTAATTTTAATTATAATTAATATGCTCGACAAAAATTTAAATAAATGTCGGGCGACACTAAATCAACTATTATGGCAGAAATTAAAATAGAAAAAAAGAAACCGATTTGGCCTTGGATATTACTGTTGGCAATTATTGTAATTGCAGCAATATTGTATTTTATGAATAACGATGGCGTTAGCGATGACAATATGGAGGCCGATGATATTGAAGAAATTGACGATACTAATGATGTAGGTTCAATAGACGATACCGAGACCAGCGATGCATTTGTAGATACTACGAGTTCTTATAATAGCGCTTACTCTCGTCAAGAGTCTGACCGTGCAATGATGGACTACAGATCCTCATTAACCGATTCAATGAAAATTGGA
Encoded here:
- a CDS encoding Predicted PurR-regulated permease PerM, translated to MLKNCDKNLRFTSKCGISLSRYIWKTMKTINHKIIRQLFVLFLIIIFGWIILKELLPFLSGILGAITLYVLLRRFTEKMVNSGWKPSVAAVTLMIGSFFAILIPLAGAIMMLTNKINQASKNSEKVVNALKQQLNKWEDKLNYDISSQFDTEKISTWVSDNLTSFAGGAFNALIAVAIMYFLLFYMLTNRKELRESLADYIPISRINLKAIGIETRKMVRANAIGIPLVAIAQGIVALIGFLIFGIESPFFWAVIVTIGSMIPFVGNFLGTIPVFIIALSTGTPLQAWGILLYGIIVVGTTDNVIRLFVLNKLDDVHPLITLIGVIIGIPVFGFIGLIFGPLLVSLFLVMVKIYKKEYGDKVGGEGSDSSN